From one Stieleria sp. JC731 genomic stretch:
- a CDS encoding superoxide dismutase, Ni, giving the protein MTRFLTASLAFMFTASIAMAHCQVPCGIYGDQMRFEQMLEDEHTISKAQLEINKIADGELGKGQAINQAARWVATKEDHATKIQNTIAAYFMAQRIKADGDNYTKKLTSAHAVMVAAMKCKQSADPATAQALEKAIFDFYRAYEGKEPDFEHSH; this is encoded by the coding sequence ATGACTAGATTTTTGACCGCATCGTTGGCTTTTATGTTCACCGCGTCGATCGCAATGGCTCACTGCCAGGTTCCCTGCGGAATCTACGGTGATCAGATGCGATTTGAGCAAATGTTGGAAGATGAGCACACCATTTCCAAAGCACAATTGGAAATCAACAAGATCGCCGATGGTGAACTTGGTAAAGGACAAGCGATCAACCAAGCGGCTCGTTGGGTTGCGACCAAAGAAGATCACGCGACCAAGATTCAAAACACGATCGCCGCATACTTCATGGCGCAGCGCATCAAAGCCGATGGTGACAACTACACCAAAAAACTGACCAGCGCCCACGCGGTCATGGTTGCGGCAATGAAATGCAAGCAATCAGCCGATCCGGCAACCGCCCAAGCTTTGGAAAAAGCGATCTTTGATTTCTACCGTGCCTACGAAGGCAAAGAGCCTGACTTCGAGCACTCTCACTAG